In Pseudomonas sp. PDNC002, the DNA window CATTTGCCTCGCGAAGCATCTCGCAACCTTCTGGCCGGTGGCGGGAGAGGCCTCGCGAGGCGACGGGCATAGCTCCGGGAGGTCGCCATGCCACGCAAGTTCTTCGCCCAGCAGATCTATCGGCACAAGGTCGTGCTGGTCAGCGGCGGCTGTTCCGGCATCGGCCGCGCACTGGTGCTGCGCTTCGCCCAGGCGGGCGCGCACCCGGTGATCCTCGACCTCGATCAGTCCGCCCTGGATAGCCTGGTGCAGCACCTGCGCGAGCACCTGGGCGTCGAAGCCCTCGGCCTGCGCTGCGACATCGCCGACACCGAGTCGGTGCAGCGCAGCGTGGCGCTGGCCATCGAGCGCTTCGGCGGTATCGATGTGCTGGTGAACAACGCCGGCATCACCCACCGCAGCCTATTCATCGAGACGGAGCTGGCGGTGTTCCGCCGGGTGATGGCGGTGAATTTCTACGGCGCGCTGCATTGCACCCAGGCGGCATTGCCCAGCCTGCTGGAGCGACGCGGGCAGATCGTCGTGCTGAGTTCGCTGACCGGCTTTGCGCCATTGCTCTACCGCAGCGCCTACAACGCCAGCAAGCATGCGCTGCACGGGTTGTTCGACACGCTGCGCATGGAGCTGGACGGTACCGGCGTGGCGATCACCCTGGCCTGTCCCGGATTCACTGCCACCGACCTGCGCAAGAATGCGCTGGTGGGCGATGGCTCGGTGATCCGCCAGCCGGCGGTGGTGCTGGGCGCGGAGGTGGCCTCGCCGCGCGACGTGGCCGAGGCGATCTACCAGGGAGCGCTGCAGCGGCGAAGGTTGCTGGTGCTGTCCAACGTCAATTGGCGGGCGCGCATCCTGGCGCGGTTTTTCCCGCGCCTGTTCGAGAAGTTGCTGGTGCCGAAGATGTCGGGGCTCAGGCCGGGGCACTGACCATTGTTGTTAGGGCAGTGTTTTCTTTCGGGGAGCTCTGTGCCCGTGCTTTCCCCTCACCCCAGCCCTCTCACGGAGGGAGAGGGGGCCGAATGTGCCGGCTGACACCATGATTTCATCCTGCGCCGAGCGGTTCCCTCTCCCCCTGGGAGAGGGCTAGGGTGAGGGCCGGGCCGAGCGCAGAAACACCGCTTGGCAACGTAGGGCGCATAACGCCCGCGGCGTTATCCGCCGGTCTGGCGGATAACCCGTTCCGGGTTATGCGCAGTGCGGGGGGCGCATCAATGCGAGTGGCTGTCGAAACCGCCGCCCGCCAGCGACATGTCCCAGAACGACGCCTCGATCTTGTGCCCATCCAGATCACGGATGAAGCAGCCGTAGTACGGGTCGCCATAGAGCGGGCGCGGGCCGGGCGCGCCGTCGTCAGTGGCGCCGGCCGCGATTGCCGCGCGATAGAACGCATCCACCTGCTCGCGGGAGTTGGCCATGAAGCCGAAGTGCGTGCCGTTGCCGACGCCGGCCGGGCGACCGTCGATGGGCTTCTGTACCCAGAACTCCGGGAACTCGCGACCGTAGGCCACTGCGCCGGGGTGCTCCATGATCTGCTGGCAGCCCAGGGTACGCAGGACCGCATCGTAGAAGGCCTTGGCGCGCGGGTAGTCGTTGGTGCCGATGGAAATGTGCGAGATGCAGCTGGGCGGATAGCTCGGTTGGTCGCTCACGGGAGACTCCGGTGATAGGCAGAAGACACCAGCGTAGAAGCTCGGCGTGCGGTTTGCCGTGCGATTGGTTGCCGCATTTTGCGGCGCCTCAGCTGTCGCGTTCGGGCAGCAGGATGAAGATGCGGTACGCCGCCACCGTCAGCAGCAACTGGAAGAAACCGCTCAGCGAGTGCAAGGCGACTCCGGCGACCGGCGAGTCCTTGCCGATATCGTTGATCCAGCCTTCGGCGATCCACACCGGCGCGAGAATCGCCAGCGAAGTCACCAGCACCAGGAAGAAGTGCCCGGTGGTCAGGCGGAAGCTCTCGCGCATCGAATCGATGGGAGTCTGGCCGCGCTGCACCAGCAGGAACTCGGAAAATGCCAGTTTGATCATGATGAAGATGCCCGGCAGCACCAGCAGCGACAGGCCCACCACGATCAGCAGCGAGGTGATCGCCGAGAGCAAGGCGAAAGCCGGCCACAGGCGCAGCGCCGCGCTCCACAGTTCGCGCACGCCGCGCTCCGCGCCTTCGCCGGCATCGATCATGTAGAGGATCAGGCTGGCGGTGTAGATCGGATAGAACACCAGGCCCGCGGCCATGCCCCAGGGGGCGAAGTTCTGCGAGCCGGCGGCGAGGTTGATCTGCTGCTGGACCAGCGTCTCGATGACGATCCACGGCAGGCACAGCGGCACCAGGGTGCCCACGTGGCGGGAGAAGAAATACCAGGTGTCGCGAAGGATGGAGAGGGGATTCATCAGTAACCCGATACTGTCCGAGGGCTTCGACTCTAACTTAAGCAAACCCTCAGATAGAAGGCGCGAGAATTCTGCGACCGGAACTTGTTTTTTTCCGACCTGATCCAATGTTCGAAGGGCAAGCAACCTTGCTCGAACCACCCGCTCACTCGAGGCCCGCCATGAATTCCGAAGAGCAATCCCTGATCGATGGTCTGTTCACCCGCCTGCGCGACGCCGAGGCGCAGACCGCGCCGCGCGATCCCCAGGCCGAGGCGCAGATCAACCAGCACCTGGTACAGCAGCCTGCCGCGCCGTACTACATGGCCCAGGCGATGCTGATCCAGGAGGCGGCGATCAAGCGTCTGGACCAGCGCGTCAAGGAACTCGAAGCCCAGGCCCAGCAAAGTCGCCCCAGCAGTGGCGGCTTCCTCGCCGGTCTGTTCGGCGGCGGCCAGAGCCAGGAGCAACGCCCGGCGCAGCCGCAGCAGCGCCCGGACGGCTGGGGTCAGACGCGCTTTTCCCAACCCGGCGGCGGCAATGCGAACTACGCCAGCAATCCCACCAGCAACCCGAATGATTGGCGCCCGGCCCAGGCTCCGGCGGCCCAGGCGGCGCCGCAAGGTGGCGGCTTCCTGCGTGGCGCGCTGCAAACCGCGGCCGGTGTGGCGGGCGGCGTGATGGTGGCGAACGCGCTGACCAGCCTGTTCCACAGCAGCCAGCCGCAGGAAATCGTCGAAGTGATCCAGGAGCAGCCGGTACAGCCGGAGCCCTCGAGCTTCAATGATTCGCTGCCGGACGACTCCCTGCAGAACGGCGATCGCTATGCCGACAACGGTTTCAGCGATGCCAATTACGACGACAGCGGCAGCTTTGGCGACGATTCGGGCTTCTTTGGCGGCGACGACGGCGACATGTTCAGCTGAGCCGCCCGCCCGCCGGGACTGGCGGGGGCGCGCCGCTGTGCCGATAATGCGCCCCCGCTGTTCGAGTCCCGGAGCCACCGTTGAAGACCATCGCCCTGTTCGCCGACGTGCAGAACCTCTACTACACCGTGCGTCAGGCCTACGGCTGCCACTTCAACTATGCCGCCCTGTGGGCCGAGCTGAGCGCCCAGGGCACCATCGTCCAGGCCTACGCCTACGCCATCGACCGGGGCGATGCCCGGCAGCAGCAGTTCCAGCAGATCCTGCGCAAGCTCGGCTTCACCGTGAAGCTCAAGCCCTACATCCAGCGCGCCGACGGCTCGGCCAAGGGCGACTGGGACGTGGGCATCACCATCGACATCCTCGACGCCGCACCGAACGTGGACGAAGTCGTGCTGGCTTCCGGCGACGGTGACTTCGACCTGCTGCTCGACCGCGTCCGCGCCGGCGGTACCGATGCCACCGCCTACGGCGTGCCGGGCCTCACCGCCCAGGCGCTGATCCGCGCGGCCAGCCGCTACGTGCCCATCGAAGGCGCGCTGCTGCTGCGTTCCTGAGCCTTGCGGCTACAATGCCGCCCATTCCGAATTCGTATTGCGAGCGCTCCATGACCTTCGCCACCCTCGGCCTGATCGATCCCCTCCTGCGCGCCCTCGACGGGCTCGGCTACCAGAACCCGACGGCGGTCCAGGCCCAGGCCATTCCGGCCGTGCTCAAGGGCCGCGACCTGCTCGCCGCCGCCCAGACCGGTACCGGCAAGACCGCCGGCTTTGCCCTGCCGCTGCTGCAGAAACTGCTGCACGAAGGCCCGCAAGTAGCGGCCAACTCGATCCGCGCGCTGGTGCTGGTGCCGACCCGTGAACTGGCCGAGCAGGTCCACGAAAGCTTCCGCGCCTACGGCCAGCACGTGCCGCTGCGTACCGCTGTGGCTTACGGCGGAGTGAGCATCAACCCGCAGATGATGAAGCTGCGCAAGGGCGTCGACGTGCTGGTGGCCACGCCCGGCCGCCTGCTCGACCTGTACCGGCAGAACGCCCTGAAATTCACCCAGCTGCAGGCCCTGGTGCTGGACGAAGCCGACCGCATGCTCGACCTGGGCTTCGCCCGCGAGCTGGACGAAGTCTTTGCCGCGCTGCCCAAGCGCCGGCAGACCCTGCTGTTCTCCGCGACCTTCTCCGACGCTATCCGCCAGATGGCCCGCGAGCTGCTGCGCGACCCGCTGACCATCGACGTGGCGCCACGCAACACGGCGGCGAAGACGGTGAAGCAGCACCTGGTCACCGTCGACAAGAAGCGCAAGGCCGAGCTGTTCCTCCACCTGATGCGCGAGCAGGGCTGGCGCCAGGCCCTGGTGTTCGCCAAGACCCGCAAGGGCGTCGACGAACTGGTTGGCCTGTTGCAGAAAGAAGGCATCCGCGCCGACTCGATCCACGGTGACAAGCCGCAGCCGTCCCGCCTGCGCGCGCTGGCGCGGTTCAAGGCCGGCGATGTGGACTTCCTCATTGCCACTGACGTTGCCGCGCGCGGCCTGGATATCGAGGAAATGCCGCTGGTGGTCAACTTCGACCTGCCCATCGTCCCCGAAGACTACGTGCACCGCATCGGCCGTACCGGCCGCGCCGGCGCCAGCGGGCAGGCGATCTCGCTGGTCTGCGCCGACGAAGTGCAGCAGCTGGCGGCCATCGAGACGCTGATCGGCCAGACCCTGCAGCGCCAGGAAGAAGATGGCTTCGAGGCGGAACACCGGGTGCCCGTCACCGCCCCTGGCGGCCAGATCACGAAGAAGCCGAAGAAGCCCAAGCAACCCAAGGTGCCGGAAGGCAAACCGGGCAAGGTCCACCTGGGTTCGCTGCTGGACGACAAGCCGCAGGTCAAGGCGGTGCGCAAGGCGCCGGGCTTCGGTCTTGGCGGCAAACCGGCAGGCGGCAAGTCTCCTTCCGGCAAGTCGCCTGCTGGAAAGCCGGGCGGCAAGGGCGGTCGTCGGCCCTGAGCCGTTAAGGCGCGCGCCTGCTTCATCGCGGTGCGCCGCCAAGGGCTGATTCGGGGCTGTCTCCAGGCTCGGCGGGGCCTTGCGGGGTGTGGCGCAAAAGCTGCATTTCCGTGTGGAATCCCGAACGCCTATAGTGTGCCCATCGCGCACACAACAAGAACGACAGCCCATGCGCCACAAGGAACTCAAAGCCTGGACCGGCGGAGTCGCCCATCTGCTCTCGCTGGCCCCCGGTCGCCCGCGCCTGCTCGGCCTCAGCCAGTGGCTGCAGCAGGTCTGTGCGGTGGATAACTTCGTGCTCTTCGTCTACGAAGGCAACCACCGGCCGCTGGACCTGTTCGACACCTTCCCGGCCGACGTCCGTCACGTCTACGTCGAGGACTACCAGGTTGGCCCCTACCTGCTCGATCCCTTCTACCTCGCCTGTACCCGCCACCAGGCGCCGGGGCTGTGGCGCCTGCGACAGTTCGCGCCGGACCACTTCTACCTGGGCGAGTACTACCAGACCTACTACCAGCAGACCGGCCTGACCGAGGAGATCGCCTTCTTCGTCGACCTGGCCGACGGCGCCACCGCCGTGCTCTCGCTGATGCGCAAGGCCTCCAGCCCCGCCTACAGTCGCGACGAGATGCAACTGCTCGAATGCGCGCGGCCGGTGGTCGAGCAGGTGGTGCGCGAGGCCTGGGAGCTGCGCCGCGCGCAACCGCGCCCGGCGCAGGACCTGGACTACCAGATCCGCGAGGCCTTCGACCAGTTCGGCGCCCAGTTGCTCACGCCCCGCGAGCAGGAGATCGTCCAGCTGCTGCTGCGCGGCCACTCCAGCGCCTCGGTGGCCGAGCAGCTGGATATCAGCCCCGGCACGGTGAAGATCCATCGCAAGAACATCTACGCCAAGCTCGGCATCGGCAGCCAGTCGGAGCTGCTCGGGCTGTTCATCCGCGAGCTGGCGGGGCGCGATGCGGCGGGTGGGATGCGCGCGGTGGGGTGAGCAGACCTCCGGCGAAATCCGTGCCACGCTCTTCCCCTCACCCCAACCCTCTCCCAGAGGGAGAGGGGGCCGTCCGTGCCGGCTGAAGCAAAGGTTTCATCCTGCACCGAACGGTCCCCTCTCCCGCTCGCGGGAGAGGGTTAGGGTGAGGGGCCTTTGATCTGGTAGACACGATCCAATCCCGCCATCTATCCCCCGAGGGATATATACACCCCGAAAGCCCCATTGCTAGCGTGACCACCAACAAGAACAAGGTGGGAGCGCGGTGATGGAAAGCGGTCAGGATGTCGATATCGAGTTCCGTAACGTGGTCAAACGCTACGGCAGCGTGCCGGCGGTCAACGGGCTGAGCTTCAAGGTGAAGCGCGGCGCTTTCCACTCCTTCCTCGGCAGCTCCGGCTGTGGCAAGACCACCACCCTACGGATGATCGCCGGCTTCGAGCAGCCCAGCGAGGGCGAGGTGCTGCTCGCCGGCCAGGCGGTGGCCGGGGTGCCGGCGCACCAGCGTGCGGTGAACATGGTGTTCCAGCACTACGCGCTGTTCCCGCACCTGACGGTGGCCGAAAACATCGCCTACGGCCTGCGCTACCGCACACCACGCCCGGACCGCGCGCAGCAGCGCCGGATGGCCGACGAAGCGCTGGAGATGGTGCGCCTGTCCGGCTTCGGCACGCGCAAGCCCCACGAGCTTTCCGGCGGCCAGCAACAGCGCGTGGCGCTGGCCCGCGCGCTGGTGAACAAGCCCACCGTGCTGCTGCTCGACGAGCCGCTGGCGGCACTCGACCGCAAGCTGCGCAAGGAGATGCAGTCCGAGCTGCTGCGCCTGCAGCGCGAGGTCGGCATTACCTTCGTGCTGGTCACCCATGACCAGGAAGAAGCGCTGTCCATGAGCGACAGCATCAGCATCATGAAGGACGGCCTGATCATCCAGACCGCTACGCCCGAGGCGCTCTACGAGACCCCGGCGAGCCGCTACGTGGCCGACTTCATCGGCGAGTCCAATCTCTTCGCTGGCACCGTGCGCCGCCTCGACTCTGGCCGCGTGGTGCTGGGCACCCCGGCCGGGCTGGAACTGAGCAGCCCGCCGACACCCACTGGCCCCTCGCTCTCGCCCCAGGCCGAAGGCTGCATCGCCGTGCGCCCCGAGCTGGTCGGTATTGCCGCCGCCGATTCGGAGCTGCAGCGCGATGTGCGCCTGAAGGGCCGGGTCGAGGACCGCATCTACCTGGGCAATCTCACCGAATACCGCGTGCGCACCGATGCCTTCGGCATCGTCTGCGTGCGCGTGCCGCGCAAGGCCGGCGGCGAGGCGGAAGCCTTCGAGCACGGCGCGCCGGTGCAGGTCGGCTGGAACCAGGCCAGCGGCCTGGCCATGGCGCTCTGAACCGGGCTCAGCCCGACGATCCAACCATAACGACAATCAGCAGATAGGCGGGGAGTGACGATGGACAAGAAGAGCTTCATCAAGACGATGCGCAGCTGGGAAAACGGCTCCATCACGCGACGCGACTTTCTCGGCAAGACCGGTCTCGGCCTGGCGATGGCCGTGGTCGCCGCCAACACTCCCGGCCTGCTGACCGGCAAGGCCTACGCGGCCGAGGGCAGCAACATCGGCGACCGCCTGGCCCTGGCCACCTGGCCGAATTACCACAGCCAGGAGAACTTCGACGCCTTCGCCAAGGCCACCGGCGCGCGGGTGCAGATGAACGTATTCGGCTCCAACGAGGAGATGCTCGCCAAGCTGCAGGCCGGCGGCAGCGGCTGGGACGTCTTCGTGCCGACCAACTACACCATCAGCACCTACGTGCAGCTCGGGCTGATCGAGCCGCTGGACCTGTCGCGCATCCCCAACTTCGACCCCAAGGCCTTCGAGGAACGCTTCATGGCCCAAGGCACGGTGGATGGCAAGGTCTACGCGGTGCCGAAGAACTGGGGCACCACCGGCATCGTCTACGATGCCAGCAAGGTCAAGGGCAGCCCGGATTCCTGGAAGCAGTTCTGGGACCTGACGCTGACTAGCGCCTCGGGCCGCACCATCGTCCACGACTACCAGCTCACTGCCATCGGCAACGCGCTCAAGTATTACGGCTACAGCTTCAACTCGCTGGACCCGAAGGAACTGGCCGAGGCCGAGAAGCTGCTGATCCAGGCCAAGCCGCACCTGTTCGCGATCAACTCCGACATCCAGCCCTCGCTGCGCAACGGCGACGCCTGGATGGCCATGGCCTGGACCGGCGACGCCTCGCAGCTGCACCGCGACAACCCGGACATGACCTTCGTGCTGGGCAAGGAAGGCGGCGAAATCTGGAGCGACTTCTTCGCCATTCCCAAGAGCGCCGAGCATCGCGACGCGGCCTACGCGTTCATCAACTACCTGCTCGATCCGCAGCACAACAAGCTGGAGGTGCTCTCCCACGGCTACCCGAGCGGGGACAAGCGTGTCGATGCGCTGCTCTCCAAGGAAATGCTCGACGACCCGATCATGTACCCGGCGGCCGAGCGTCTGTCGCCGCTGGAGTTCGGCGCCGCGGCGACCCTCACCAGCCCGGCGCGCGCCGAACTGATGGCGCGGTTCAAGGCGGCGTGAGGAACGTTGTCATCGTGAGCGCGGGAGATGGCGGATAACGCTCCGGCGTTATTCGCCCTACCGCAACGGCATGCCCATGCCCAAGGATTCGAACATGAACATCGCTGTCAGCGCCCCGTTGCCGCAGACCCAGGCGACGCCCACGGCCTCGCGTGCGAAAAGCCTCGGCCGGCGCGTCACGCTCCTGCTGCTCCTGCCGTCCACCCTGTGGTTCCTGCTATTGCTGCTGATGCCGCTGGTGATCATCCTGGTCTTCAGCTTTGGCGAACGCAGCGCCGTGGGCGGCTACGGCGGCGGGCTGACGCTGGAGAACTACCTGAACCTCGGTTCCCGCGCCCAGGCCTTCTGGAACACCCTGACCCTGGCGCCGCTGGGCACCCTGGCCTGCCTGCTGGCGGCCTACCCGCTGGCCTACTTCCTGGCGGTGAAGGTGCGACGCAATAAGTCGCTGCTGCTCACGCTGGTCATCGTGCCGTTCTGGACCAGCTTCCTGATCCGCACCTACGCCTGGATCTTCATCCTCAGCGGGCGCGGCATTCCCGCGCTGCTGGAGAGCTTCGGCATCGCCGACGTGCGTCTGATCAACACGCCCTACGCGGTGCTGATCGGCATCGTCTACGGCTACCTGCCGCTGATGGTGTTCCCCATCTATGTGACCCTGGAGAAGCTCGACAAGCGCCTGCTGGAAGCCTCCGGCGACCTCGGCGCGAGCGCCTTCGAGACCTTCCGCCGGATCACCCTGCCGCTCTCCGCGCCGGGGGTGATCACCGGGGTGATGCTGGTGTTCATCCTGCTCATGGGCGAGTTCCTGATCCCGGCGATCCTCGGCGGCGGCAAGGTGTTCTTCGTTGGCAACGCGCTGGTCGACCTGTTCCTGCAATCGCGCAACTGGCCGTTCGGCAGCGCGGTGGCGATGACCCTGGTGGCGATGATGCTGGTGATCATCGGTGTCTACCTGAAACTCGTGGCCCGCTATGGCGGCTCGCGCAACGACGGGGTGCTCTGACATGTGGCTGCGCAGTTACTCCACCTCGGTCTACCTGTTCCTCTACGCGCCCATCGCGCTGATCATGCTCTTCGCCTTCAACGCCGGGCGCAGCGGGCTGAGCTTCCAGTGCTGCTCGGTGCAGTGGTTCGGCCGCGCCTTCGGCAACCCGTTCATCATGGAAGCCCTGGGCAACAGCGCGCTGATCGCCTTCTGCTCGGCGCTGATCGCCACGCTGTTCGGCACCCTCGCAGTGTTCGGCCTGCAGCGGGTCGGCAAGCGCGTGCGCCTGCTGTTCGACGCGCTGACCTACTGCGCGATCATCGTGCCGGGTATCGTCATCGGCATCGCCACGCTGATCGCCTTCATCACCCTGTTCGACGTGGTGAACCCGCTGCTGGCGCTGCTGGATATCGGCCTGCCGAAACTCAACATGGGCTTCGGCACCGTCGTGGCGGCGCATTCGCTGTTCACCATGGCGCTGGTGATGGTGATCGTCCGCACCCGCGTCGAGGCGATGGACAAGTCGCTGCTGGAAGCCTCCGCCGACCTCTACGCGCCGCCGCTGGACACCTTCTGGCGCGTGACCCTGCCGCAGATCGCCCCGGCGATCCTGGCCGGCTTCCTGCTGGCGTTCACCTTCAGCTTCGACGACTTCATCATCGCCTTCTTCGTCGCCGGCTCGGAAACCACGCTGCCGATCTACATCTTCTCGTCGATCCGTCGCGGTATCACGCCCGAGATCAACGCCATCTCCACGGTGATCATCTGCGCCTCGCTGGCGCTGCTGTTCACCTCCCGCTACCTGCAGAACCGCCGCACCGGCGTTCAGGCCGCCTGAGGGCCGACTTCAAGGAGACTCGAGGATGCGCGACCAGCTCTACATCAACGGGCAGTGGGTCAGGCCGGACCTGGGCGGCCGTTTCACCAGCTTCGACCCGGCCACCGGCCAGCCGCTGCGCGAAGTACCGGCGGCCACCGAGGAAGACGTCGACCATGCCGTGCGCGCGGCGCGTACCGCGTTCAATCGTGGCTGGGGGCAGAGCCGCGGCGCCGAGCGCGCGGAGTGGCTGGAGGCGCTGGCCGGGGAGCTGGAACGCAACCAGGATTCGCTGGCCGAACTGGAAGTGCGCGACAACGGCAAGCCGCTGCCCGAGGCGCAATGGGACGTGGCCGACGCCATCGGCTGTTTCCGCTATTACGCCGATCTGGCGCGGGAGCTGGACGAGCGCCAGGACCAGACTCTGCCACTGCCCGACGAACGCTTCCGCTGCCGTATCCGCCAGGAGCCGGTGGGCGTGGCGGGGCAGATCATCCCCTGGAACTACCCGCTGCTGATGGCGGCGTGGAAGGTCGCGCCGGCCCTGGCAGCGGGCGCCACCTGCGTGCTCAAGCCATCCGAGCTGACGCCGCTGAGCGCCCTGGAACTGGCCGCCGCGGCGGACGCGATCGGGCTGCCGGCCGGCGTGCTGAACGTGCTGCCGGGGCTGGGCGCGGAGGCTGGTGGGCCGCTGAGCCAGCATCCCGGCGTGGACAAGCTGGCCTTCACCGGCAGCGTGCCAACCGGCTCGCGGATCATGTCGGCGGCAGCCCAGGACATCAAGAACGTCAGCCTGGAGCTGGGCGGCAAGTCGGCCTTCATCGTCTTCGACGACAGCGATATCGAGGCGGCGGTGGAATGGATTCTCTTCGGCATCTTCTGGAACCAGGGTCAGGTGTGCAGCGCCACCTCGCGCCTGCTGGTGCAGGAGGGCATCGCCCCGCGCCTGATCGAGCGTCTGGTGGAAGCGACCCGCGCCATCACCATCGGCAACGGCATGGAACCGGGCGTGCTGCTCGGCCCGCTGGTCAGCCAGGGGCAGCACGAGAAGGTGCTCGGTTTCGTCGACAAGGGCCGCGCTAGCGGCGCCCGCCTGCTCACCGGCGGCAAGCGTCCGGCGGGGCTGGAGCAGGGCTGGTTCATGGAGCCGGCGATCTTCGACGAGCCGGCCGAGGACGCGCTGATCTGGCGCGAGGAAATCTTCGGCCCGGTGCTCTGCGTGAAGCGCTTCAAGACCGAGGCCGAGGCCCTGCGCCTGGCCAACGACAGCCGCTTCGGCCTGGCCGGCGCGGTGATGTCGGGCGACCCGCAGCGTGCCGCGCGGGTAGCGGATGGGCTGCGGGCGGGGATCGTCTGGGTGAACTGCTCGCAACCCACCTTCACCCAGGCGCCCTGGGGCGGCATGAAGCACAGCGGCATCGGCCGCGAGCTGGGCGTGTGGGGGCTGGAGAACTACCTGGAGGTGAAGCAGGTGACGGAGTACGTCTCGGATCAGCCGTGGGGGTGGTACCTGAAGGGCTGAGGGTTTGTTGGTGGCAAACCTTCCTTGCGCGCTGTTGCAGGAGCAACTGTCTTCTTCGGGCTGGGTCCGTGCCACTGAATTCCCCTCACCCCAGCCCTGGCTGCGCGCCCCGCTCCTGAGGGAGAGGGAGCCGCCCGTGCCGGCTGACGCCAAGGTTTCATCCTGCACCGGCCGGTCCCCTCTCCCGCTTGCGGGAGAGGGTTAGGGTGAGGGGCTCTTGATCTTGTAATAGCGGGCTCCCGCGCTTCAATCGAGGTTATGCCCGATCCGCCAAAGCACGCCGCTCGGGTCGTGCAGGGTGAAGTCGCGCATCTTCCACGGCTGGTCTTCCAGTGCGCCAAGGCGGACGCCGTAGCGCTCGGCCAGGCCGGAGTCGCGCAGCTTCGCGTACCAGGCGTCGGCATCTTCCACCAGCAGGTGCAGCATCAGATTCTCGGCGAATTCCTTGACGTAAAAGTTCTGCAGCAGGAAGGCGCAGTGATCGCCGTGGTGGAAGTAGGCAAGCTCCTCGGAACTCCACGGCGAGGTGAAGCCCAGGTCCTTGTAGAACTGCTGGGAGAGTGCGAAATCGCGGGCGGGGACGAAGACTTTCAGTTCAACGCTGGCAGTGCTCATGAGGCAACCTTCCTGGTTAATGCGTGAGCAGGCTTTCACGACGGCAATGGATCAGGCCGCCTCTGGCGGGCGGCTGGCCGCGAGTCTAACTCAGAGCTGGCGCTGCATGTAGCGATGGCTGGACACGCCCGGCAGCGTCGAGGCCCGCTCCACCTGCACGCCGAAGCCGAAGCGTTCATAGAGCGCCTGTGCCTTGGGGTTGGCCACCGAAACGTCCAGCGCTGCGATGGGCAGGTCGCTGTCGCGGCCGATCTGCAGGAAGTGCTCGATCAGCTGGCTGCCCAGCCCCTCGCCGCGAAGGTCCGGCGTGACGCCCAGATGCGCGAGGTACAAGGTGCGCCGGGGCGGCGGGCAGATGATCTTCTCCAGTTGCAGGCCACGGCGGATGACGCCGGGCGCGCCCAGGCCGAAGTAGCCGAGGATCTGCCGCGTGGCCGCGAGCATGTAGCCCAGGGTCACCTCGCCGCCGAACACCGTGCCGGCCGCCACCACCTGGCCATCCTGTTCGCCAACCCAGTGCTGGCGCCAGCCGAATTGGCCACCACCCTGGACAAAGGCGTAACGCAGGAAGTCCTGCGCGCTGTTGCGGCCGGGGCGGGCGAAGGCGTAGTCGAAGGCATCGGGGCC includes these proteins:
- a CDS encoding spermidine/putrescine ABC transporter substrate-binding protein — translated: MDKKSFIKTMRSWENGSITRRDFLGKTGLGLAMAVVAANTPGLLTGKAYAAEGSNIGDRLALATWPNYHSQENFDAFAKATGARVQMNVFGSNEEMLAKLQAGGSGWDVFVPTNYTISTYVQLGLIEPLDLSRIPNFDPKAFEERFMAQGTVDGKVYAVPKNWGTTGIVYDASKVKGSPDSWKQFWDLTLTSASGRTIVHDYQLTAIGNALKYYGYSFNSLDPKELAEAEKLLIQAKPHLFAINSDIQPSLRNGDAWMAMAWTGDASQLHRDNPDMTFVLGKEGGEIWSDFFAIPKSAEHRDAAYAFINYLLDPQHNKLEVLSHGYPSGDKRVDALLSKEMLDDPIMYPAAERLSPLEFGAAATLTSPARAELMARFKAA
- a CDS encoding ABC transporter permease, producing the protein MNIAVSAPLPQTQATPTASRAKSLGRRVTLLLLLPSTLWFLLLLLMPLVIILVFSFGERSAVGGYGGGLTLENYLNLGSRAQAFWNTLTLAPLGTLACLLAAYPLAYFLAVKVRRNKSLLLTLVIVPFWTSFLIRTYAWIFILSGRGIPALLESFGIADVRLINTPYAVLIGIVYGYLPLMVFPIYVTLEKLDKRLLEASGDLGASAFETFRRITLPLSAPGVITGVMLVFILLMGEFLIPAILGGGKVFFVGNALVDLFLQSRNWPFGSAVAMTLVAMMLVIIGVYLKLVARYGGSRNDGVL
- a CDS encoding ABC transporter permease, whose protein sequence is MWLRSYSTSVYLFLYAPIALIMLFAFNAGRSGLSFQCCSVQWFGRAFGNPFIMEALGNSALIAFCSALIATLFGTLAVFGLQRVGKRVRLLFDALTYCAIIVPGIVIGIATLIAFITLFDVVNPLLALLDIGLPKLNMGFGTVVAAHSLFTMALVMVIVRTRVEAMDKSLLEASADLYAPPLDTFWRVTLPQIAPAILAGFLLAFTFSFDDFIIAFFVAGSETTLPIYIFSSIRRGITPEINAISTVIICASLALLFTSRYLQNRRTGVQAA
- a CDS encoding aldehyde dehydrogenase family protein — protein: MRDQLYINGQWVRPDLGGRFTSFDPATGQPLREVPAATEEDVDHAVRAARTAFNRGWGQSRGAERAEWLEALAGELERNQDSLAELEVRDNGKPLPEAQWDVADAIGCFRYYADLARELDERQDQTLPLPDERFRCRIRQEPVGVAGQIIPWNYPLLMAAWKVAPALAAGATCVLKPSELTPLSALELAAAADAIGLPAGVLNVLPGLGAEAGGPLSQHPGVDKLAFTGSVPTGSRIMSAAAQDIKNVSLELGGKSAFIVFDDSDIEAAVEWILFGIFWNQGQVCSATSRLLVQEGIAPRLIERLVEATRAITIGNGMEPGVLLGPLVSQGQHEKVLGFVDKGRASGARLLTGGKRPAGLEQGWFMEPAIFDEPAEDALIWREEIFGPVLCVKRFKTEAEALRLANDSRFGLAGAVMSGDPQRAARVADGLRAGIVWVNCSQPTFTQAPWGGMKHSGIGRELGVWGLENYLEVKQVTEYVSDQPWGWYLKG
- a CDS encoding VOC family protein, whose protein sequence is MSTASVELKVFVPARDFALSQQFYKDLGFTSPWSSEELAYFHHGDHCAFLLQNFYVKEFAENLMLHLLVEDADAWYAKLRDSGLAERYGVRLGALEDQPWKMRDFTLHDPSGVLWRIGHNLD
- a CDS encoding GNAT family N-acetyltransferase, with product MPLTFRRARPDDVDAAIPLIYSSGPDAFDYAFARPGRNSAQDFLRYAFVQGGGQFGWRQHWVGEQDGQVVAAGTVFGGEVTLGYMLAATRQILGYFGLGAPGVIRRGLQLEKIICPPPRRTLYLAHLGVTPDLRGEGLGSQLIEHFLQIGRDSDLPIAALDVSVANPKAQALYERFGFGVQVERASTLPGVSSHRYMQRQL